In the genome of Neisseria animaloris, one region contains:
- a CDS encoding LD-carboxypeptidase, with the protein MTWQPSRRNFLKASAAAAGAGILTACGSSGTAQPIQPTKAKPVQPKRTPTRSGDNVLRVVAPSGFADNSDRTETGLTRLYNAGFTVTNQQAGYRRYQRFAGTDAERIADFQDVAAGRVATPKVLMGLRGGYGAARLLPHIDFERLGAKMRERGTLFFGFSDVCAIQLALLAKSNMSSFAGPMIYSEFGKPVPSVYTMESFIRGTTDTENTLSISAIQRSGVNVEGTFWGGNLSVIASLVGSPYLPDIQGGILFLEDVSEQPYRIERMLQTLHLAGILSKQRAIVFGDFRMGTIRDVYDSNYNFSSVINTVSRVAKVPVLTGFPFGHIANKATFPLGTHAKIRSTSNGGYSVTFSGYPTLNPSGLMLDALLPPPAYQPIEAVAEDPVTE; encoded by the coding sequence ATGACCTGGCAACCTTCGCGACGTAATTTTCTGAAAGCATCCGCCGCTGCCGCGGGTGCAGGCATTCTGACAGCCTGCGGCAGCAGCGGAACCGCCCAGCCAATCCAACCGACCAAAGCCAAACCTGTGCAACCCAAACGTACCCCCACCCGCTCCGGCGACAACGTACTCCGTGTCGTCGCCCCATCAGGATTCGCGGACAACAGCGACCGCACCGAAACCGGCCTTACCCGTCTTTACAATGCCGGTTTTACCGTAACCAACCAGCAGGCAGGCTACCGCCGCTACCAGCGTTTTGCCGGCACTGATGCCGAACGTATTGCCGACTTCCAAGATGTCGCCGCCGGCCGTGTCGCCACGCCCAAAGTATTGATGGGATTGCGCGGCGGCTACGGTGCCGCACGCCTGCTGCCGCATATCGACTTCGAACGGCTCGGCGCGAAAATGCGTGAACGCGGCACTTTATTTTTCGGCTTCAGCGATGTCTGCGCCATCCAGTTGGCATTATTGGCCAAAAGCAACATGAGCAGCTTTGCCGGCCCCATGATATACAGCGAGTTCGGCAAACCCGTGCCCAGCGTTTACACCATGGAATCGTTCATCCGCGGCACCACCGACACCGAAAACACCTTGAGCATTTCCGCCATCCAGCGCAGCGGCGTAAATGTCGAAGGCACATTCTGGGGCGGCAACCTGAGTGTTATCGCTTCACTGGTAGGCAGCCCGTATCTGCCCGATATCCAAGGCGGCATTCTGTTTCTGGAAGATGTGAGCGAGCAGCCCTACCGTATCGAACGTATGCTGCAAACCCTGCATCTGGCCGGTATTCTTTCCAAACAGCGGGCGATTGTGTTCGGCGATTTCCGCATGGGCACGATCCGCGACGTGTATGACAGCAACTACAATTTCTCATCGGTAATCAACACCGTCAGCCGTGTTGCCAAAGTGCCGGTGCTGACCGGCTTTCCGTTCGGTCATATCGCCAACAAAGCCACTTTCCCGCTGGGCACACATGCCAAAATCCGCAGTACATCAAACGGCGGCTATTCGGTTACGTTCAGCGGTTATCCCACCCTAAACCCCTCAGGCCTGATGCTTGACGCACTTTTGCCGCCTCCGGCCTACCAACCTATCGAAGCTGTAGCGGAAGACCCTGTAACGGAATAA
- the wrbA gene encoding NAD(P)H:quinone oxidoreductase: protein MNPNPLKILILYYSQHGSTLNLARQIARGIESIEGCEAVLRTVPKVSAVCEAVENDIPAEGAPYATAEDLKTCSGLALGSPTRFGNMAASVKYFIDGTVPQWLGGELIGKPATVFTSSSSQHGGQESTLLSMILPLLHHGMIISGIPFSEAALSHTQTGGTPYGASHVAGHDGKPKLSQDEQQIAFTQGKRLAELALKLAR, encoded by the coding sequence ATGAACCCAAATCCCTTGAAAATCCTCATTTTGTACTATTCCCAACACGGCAGTACGCTGAATCTTGCCCGCCAAATAGCCCGCGGCATTGAAAGTATAGAAGGGTGCGAAGCCGTATTACGCACCGTGCCGAAAGTATCAGCCGTATGTGAAGCCGTGGAAAATGATATTCCCGCAGAAGGCGCACCTTACGCCACCGCTGAAGACCTGAAAACCTGCTCCGGTCTGGCATTGGGCAGCCCCACCCGCTTCGGCAACATGGCCGCCTCCGTAAAATATTTTATCGACGGCACCGTGCCGCAATGGCTGGGGGGAGAATTGATCGGTAAACCCGCCACCGTATTCACCAGCTCGTCCAGCCAGCATGGGGGGCAAGAGTCCACCCTTTTAAGCATGATACTGCCGCTGCTGCACCACGGCATGATTATCAGCGGGATACCGTTTAGCGAAGCAGCATTAAGCCATACCCAAACCGGCGGTACGCCCTACGGCGCATCCCATGTTGCAGGGCACGACGGCAAACCGAAACTGAGCCAAGACGAGCAGCAAATTGCTTTTACCCAAGGCAAGCGTTTGGCCGAGCTGGCTTTGAAGTTGGCCAGATAA
- a CDS encoding YihY family inner membrane protein — protein sequence MPNLSWWQDLRASRLSGFVWFLYKRFNEVRVPQVSASLTFTTLLALVPVLTVTLVVVSAFPMFDNLSNAFVHFVNRTIVPQGADTVFEYINDFQSKASKLTAIGIIMLVVTSLMLIQTIDQTFNRIWRVSTQRPLWMQFLVYWALLTFGPVTLGIGLSLWSSLLTYSRFGESFPLFAGVLRVSFSIAFTTVLLWLLYRLVPNRFVPARHAFVGAMLTALLLEAARYGFAWYVSTFNGYTLIYGAFAAIPFFLLWLNLLWMLVLSGAVLTASLSYWQGEAFRRSFDVRGRFDDVLKILLLLHEAQKKGSSLKVQDFRPHINMGYDELGELLEKLARHGYVYHGKQGWVLKTNAASIELSDLFKFFVYRPTRLNRNEVNAAIDKIMHPCLDTLNITLAEFETRARIGDEAGQHGKP from the coding sequence ATGCCTAATTTATCGTGGTGGCAAGATTTGCGTGCATCGCGCCTGAGCGGATTCGTATGGTTTTTGTACAAACGCTTCAATGAGGTGCGTGTGCCGCAGGTGTCCGCCAGTCTCACTTTTACCACTTTGCTGGCACTTGTGCCGGTGCTGACGGTTACGCTGGTCGTGGTGTCGGCGTTTCCAATGTTCGACAATCTTTCCAATGCTTTTGTGCATTTTGTCAACCGTACCATTGTGCCGCAAGGTGCGGATACGGTGTTTGAATATATCAACGACTTCCAATCCAAGGCCAGTAAGCTCACAGCCATCGGTATCATTATGTTGGTGGTAACGTCGCTGATGTTGATTCAAACCATCGACCAAACATTCAACCGTATCTGGCGTGTGAGTACGCAGCGACCGCTGTGGATGCAGTTTTTGGTGTATTGGGCGTTACTTACGTTCGGGCCTGTTACTTTGGGTATCGGCTTATCGTTATGGTCTTCGCTGCTCACTTATAGCCGGTTTGGCGAGAGTTTTCCGTTGTTTGCCGGTGTTTTGCGCGTGTCGTTTTCGATAGCGTTTACTACGGTTTTGCTGTGGTTGCTTTACCGGTTGGTACCCAACCGTTTCGTGCCCGCGCGGCATGCTTTTGTCGGTGCGATGCTGACGGCTCTGTTGCTGGAAGCCGCCCGCTACGGTTTTGCATGGTATGTGAGTACGTTTAACGGCTACACGCTGATTTACGGTGCGTTTGCCGCCATTCCGTTTTTTCTGTTGTGGCTGAATTTGTTGTGGATGCTGGTGTTGTCGGGCGCGGTGCTGACGGCTTCACTGTCTTATTGGCAGGGCGAGGCGTTCCGGCGCAGTTTCGATGTGCGCGGCCGTTTCGACGATGTATTGAAAATCCTGCTGCTGCTTCACGAGGCTCAGAAAAAAGGTTCGTCATTGAAGGTGCAGGATTTCCGGCCGCACATCAATATGGGCTACGATGAATTGGGCGAGCTGCTTGAAAAACTTGCCCGCCACGGCTACGTGTATCACGGCAAACAAGGTTGGGTATTGAAAACCAATGCTGCTTCGATTGAGTTGAGCGACTTGTTTAAATTCTTCGTTTACCGCCCGACACGTTTGAATCGGAATGAAGTGAATGCAGCGATAGATAAAATCATGCATCCGTGTTTGGATACTTTGAACATCACGTTGGCAGAATTCGAAACCCGTGCACGGATTGGGGACGAAGCAGGGCAGCATGGGAAGCCTTGA
- a CDS encoding HIT family protein, with product MTPPCPLCHLENEDVLLQNEHLRVIAVHNEPNAPAFCRVIWQRHVAEMTDLLPAERQELMDMVYRVEAAMRQVLRPVKINLASLGNVVPHLHWHVIARFKNDANFPAPIWAAAQREAGMALPENWAQQVKTLLQAV from the coding sequence ATGACCCCGCCCTGCCCGCTCTGCCACCTCGAAAACGAAGACGTATTGCTGCAAAACGAACACCTGCGCGTGATTGCCGTACACAACGAGCCGAATGCACCGGCGTTCTGCCGCGTTATCTGGCAGAGGCATGTGGCGGAAATGACCGACCTGCTCCCCGCCGAACGCCAAGAACTCATGGATATGGTGTACCGCGTAGAAGCGGCCATGAGACAAGTGCTGCGCCCCGTTAAAATCAATCTGGCCAGCTTGGGCAATGTCGTGCCGCACCTGCACTGGCATGTGATCGCCCGCTTTAAAAACGATGCCAACTTCCCCGCTCCCATCTGGGCGGCGGCGCAACGCGAAGCGGGCATGGCTCTGCCAGAGAACTGGGCACAGCAGGTAAAAACGCTGCTTCAGGCCGTCTGA
- the rng gene encoding ribonuclease G: protein MLTGIPLPKDTVRPPETVLVNITPQETRVAMLEENNICELHIERNSGHGLVGNIYLGVVRRVLPGMQSAFIDIGLERAAFLHIVDVLEQRRNPEEIQRIEHMLFEGQSVLVQVIKDPINTKGARLSTQISLAGRFLVHLPQEEHIGISQRIEDESERNGLRDRLNNLLPENACRGYIIRTSAETATDAELQADIDYLTKVWENILHQSKTQPPETLLYQDLPLSLRVLRDLFSENTREILVDSKENYLRMREFAEQYVQGATDKITLFKGERPLFETHNVEQEINRSLQPRVNLNFGSYLIIESTEAMTTIDVNTGGFVGARNFEETIFRTNLEACHTIARELRLRNLGGIIIIDFIDMLSEEHREAVLQELAKALSFDRTRVTLNGFTSLGLVELTRKRTRENLNQVLCESCPSCQGRGRLKTPQTVCYEIQREIVREARRYDAKSFRILAAPNVIDLFLDEESQSLAMLIDFIGKPISLAVETAYTQEQYDIVLL, encoded by the coding sequence ATGTTAACAGGTATCCCTTTACCTAAAGACACCGTTCGTCCGCCCGAAACGGTGTTGGTCAATATCACGCCGCAGGAAACGCGTGTGGCGATGCTGGAAGAAAACAATATCTGCGAGCTGCATATTGAGCGTAACAGCGGCCACGGTTTGGTCGGCAATATTTATTTAGGCGTAGTCCGCCGCGTTTTGCCGGGCATGCAGAGTGCTTTTATCGACATTGGTTTGGAACGTGCCGCTTTCCTGCATATTGTCGATGTATTGGAACAGCGGCGTAATCCCGAAGAAATCCAGCGCATCGAGCATATGCTGTTTGAAGGCCAGTCGGTATTGGTGCAGGTGATTAAAGACCCGATCAATACCAAAGGGGCCCGCCTTTCCACCCAGATTTCTCTTGCCGGCCGCTTTCTGGTGCATCTGCCGCAAGAAGAACATATCGGCATTTCCCAACGCATTGAAGACGAAAGCGAACGCAACGGTCTGCGTGACCGTCTCAACAACCTGCTTCCCGAAAATGCCTGCCGCGGCTATATCATCCGCACCAGTGCGGAAACTGCAACCGATGCCGAATTGCAGGCAGATATCGATTATCTGACCAAAGTATGGGAAAACATTCTGCACCAATCCAAAACCCAGCCGCCTGAAACGCTGCTGTATCAGGATCTGCCGCTCAGTTTACGCGTATTGCGCGATTTGTTCAGTGAAAACACCCGTGAAATTCTGGTCGACTCCAAAGAAAATTATCTGCGTATGCGTGAATTCGCCGAGCAGTATGTGCAAGGAGCCACGGATAAAATCACCTTGTTCAAAGGCGAGCGGCCGCTGTTTGAAACCCATAATGTCGAACAGGAAATCAACCGCTCACTGCAACCGCGAGTCAACCTCAACTTCGGTAGCTATCTGATTATCGAATCCACCGAAGCAATGACTACGATAGATGTGAATACCGGCGGGTTTGTTGGTGCGCGCAATTTTGAAGAAACCATTTTCAGAACCAATCTCGAAGCCTGCCACACCATCGCCCGCGAGCTGCGGCTGCGGAATCTCGGCGGTATCATCATCATCGATTTTATCGATATGCTGTCGGAAGAGCACCGCGAAGCCGTGTTGCAGGAGCTGGCCAAAGCCCTGAGCTTCGACCGCACCCGCGTTACCCTCAACGGCTTTACCAGCTTGGGCTTGGTCGAGCTAACCCGCAAACGCACACGCGAAAATCTGAACCAAGTGTTGTGCGAGTCCTGCCCTTCCTGCCAAGGCAGAGGCCGTCTGAAAACGCCGCAAACCGTGTGCTATGAAATCCAACGCGAAATCGTGCGCGAGGCCCGCCGGTATGATGCGAAAAGTTTCCGCATCCTTGCCGCACCGAATGTGATCGATCTGTTTCTCGACGAAGAGTCGCAATCGCTTGCCATGTTAATCGACTTTATCGGCAAGCCCATTTCGTTGGCGGTGGAAACGGCTTATACACAAGAGCAATACGATATTGTGCTGCTGTAA